The genomic interval ATGATCGGTAGTATATCTCTCAATACTTGGATTTAGGTTTTATCAAGCATAGAGAAAAGGCCTTGCTTCTCCCATTTCAGACACCAGAGGAATGCTGTCAGCTACACATTGGCCCTATGTGCTCTGGATTCCAGCCAAGTATTAAAAAACGCATATTACAAAGCATTGACTTTGAATACAATTACGTTTAGCGTATATACGTTAAACGTATTATAATAGGAACAATGAATATGCATCCAAAAATCAGGCCTGGCTACTTGCTGTATCGCCGCAAAGGGATCATTGAGCATGTCGGTGTCTATCTGGGAGGAGGCCAAGTCGTTCATAACTCTCCTAACAACGATGTCGAAATCGTAAATATCCAAACCTACGCTGAAGGCCACACTATTAGGGTTGTAAGCATGGAATTCGATGATATCGAGCAATTACGCCACCGCTTGCATCAAATCCTCAACGCAAACCGCAAATATAGAGCAACCCATCGAAACTGCGAGCACATTGCAAGCTATTTGCTATGGGGCCGCTCTTCCAGCCCTCAAATACAAGCATTCATAGCAGGTGCCTTGATCGCTGGTTTTGCAGCCTGGAAAGCCGGAAATAAAAACTGGTTAGGATATGCTGTTGCAGGCGGCATGATTGGTTGCATGATCTACAATCATGTCAGAAATTACGACTATAGGATGAGCATGCAAACGCCATATTAGTACTGAACCGATACTACTCTTTCCGTATACATGTTACACATTAATGGGCGGTGGAAAATTGGTTTCTCGAGTAAAAATAACTACCTTTATTTTATGTCTATCAAATAAGTGCTTTTGGTTCAGAAACTAAGAAAACCCAGATTCCTGTCATCTCTCTGATGATGTTGAGCAAGCGCACTTCGGTAGATCAGGGCTGAAAATGCTGTCATACAATCCATCCAATGAAGGACAACTCTATCTCTTTAATGAATCATCCAGAGAGTCTGCCAAAGCAGATTTATACGACGATATACCCCGATTCATTTCTGAATCTGGAGACATGCTTTTAATGCAGGATTTTTATTCTGCAATTTATAGTGAAACACCAGCTCACAGTGATGATATCCACGACATGATCATTGAAAATTCTGACCTTGAGGTGATTACAGATTCTGGTAGTACTCGTCGATCAGCAAATGCAATTAAGAGCACGGACTTCATCAAACTTAAGCCTCAACGACAAATGTTTTTTATGTATGAAAAACCCACTAAGAAATAATATGCAAAAACTTCTTCTGACAGGCTGTTTAATTTCTGCCACAACGTTTGCTTTTGCAGAGCATGCAAACTCATTTAGCGAAGCAAAGAAGATTGCCTCATCCATCTACGCCGATGAGCACCAAACATTTTACTGCGGTTGCGACTTTAAGGATAACACTATACTCCCAAGTAATTGTGGTTATCAGCCACGCAAACAGCCGGAACGAGGAGCAAGATTGGAATGGGAGCATGTGGTTCCAGCGTGGGAATTTGGACATCAACGGCAATGCTGGCAAAACGGTGGTCGAGCACGATGTACGAGCACTGACCATTATTTCAATATCATGGAGTCAGACCTACACAATTTGGTGCCTGCCGTAGGAGAACTCAATGGTGATCGATCCAATTTCCGTTACGGTATCATTCAAGGAGAACCAAGGGCATATGGCCAGTGCAACTTTGAAGTTGACTTTAAAAGTCATCGAGCTGAGCCACCTGAGGATCGGCAGGGAGA from Gynuella sunshinyii YC6258 carries:
- a CDS encoding endonuclease, whose product is MQKLLLTGCLISATTFAFAEHANSFSEAKKIASSIYADEHQTFYCGCDFKDNTILPSNCGYQPRKQPERGARLEWEHVVPAWEFGHQRQCWQNGGRARCTSTDHYFNIMESDLHNLVPAVGELNGDRSNFRYGIIQGEPRAYGQCNFEVDFKSHRAEPPEDRQGDVARIYFYMRDRYGLKISRQQTQLFDAWSKLDPVDEDEKQLNTRILNIQGNSNCYVSTDCTVEKISEEEQTLTSSSDENQCQPEIHTCSQMKSCAQAKYVNDPQTPVCQPPETSVILPASQHIRGTHDAITHTQTTTLVRSDPSMVD
- a CDS encoding NlpC/P60 family protein; the encoded protein is MHPKIRPGYLLYRRKGIIEHVGVYLGGGQVVHNSPNNDVEIVNIQTYAEGHTIRVVSMEFDDIEQLRHRLHQILNANRKYRATHRNCEHIASYLLWGRSSSPQIQAFIAGALIAGFAAWKAGNKNWLGYAVAGGMIGCMIYNHVRNYDYRMSMQTPY